A genomic segment from Treponema sp. Marseille-Q3903 encodes:
- a CDS encoding NAD(P)H-dependent glycerol-3-phosphate dehydrogenase, with the protein MESKTVGVIGGGAWGTGLAQALARGGHKVQLWALEDDVVESINKEHENKRFLPGFKLEKTMTCSKDIIEVATDKEFLIIASPSLYLASTAKKIIDVPNIADGSTVIAALTKGFVPSSEGAKLVLETIESSLPEIYKDCTVYVAGPSHAEEVAMGKLTGLVAASLNPKNSIRVRELLRVPGLMVFSSFDVVGVQICAAAKNVVAVVYGAFDAIAEESDLFGDNAESLLMAAGLNEIQMLGFAMGSTHAETFTSISGVGDLDVTCKSKYGRNRRFGHDLVKTDILSKFSGIDDLIANVSKIGYLPEGAIACKYIHEIAAKKDLKLPLSNALYKVLNKEATIEEIVVSLQSLGK; encoded by the coding sequence ATGGAAAGTAAAACTGTTGGAGTAATTGGCGGAGGTGCGTGGGGAACAGGTCTTGCCCAAGCGCTTGCACGCGGTGGACACAAAGTTCAGCTTTGGGCTTTGGAAGATGATGTAGTTGAGTCGATCAATAAAGAGCATGAAAACAAGCGCTTCCTTCCCGGATTTAAGCTGGAGAAGACGATGACTTGTTCAAAAGACATCATCGAAGTTGCTACAGATAAAGAATTTTTGATTATTGCATCGCCATCTCTTTATCTTGCGAGTACAGCAAAAAAAATTATCGATGTACCTAACATTGCAGACGGTTCTACAGTGATTGCCGCTCTTACAAAAGGTTTTGTTCCGTCTTCAGAAGGCGCAAAGCTTGTACTTGAAACAATAGAATCTTCTCTTCCTGAAATCTACAAGGACTGTACTGTCTACGTTGCGGGACCTTCTCATGCAGAAGAAGTTGCAATGGGTAAGCTGACCGGTCTTGTAGCCGCTTCTCTAAATCCTAAAAATTCAATAAGAGTTCGCGAACTTTTGCGTGTTCCGGGACTTATGGTTTTTTCAAGTTTTGACGTTGTAGGAGTTCAGATATGTGCTGCTGCTAAGAACGTCGTTGCGGTTGTGTACGGAGCTTTTGACGCAATCGCCGAAGAGTCTGATTTATTCGGTGACAATGCCGAAAGCCTTCTTATGGCGGCTGGACTGAACGAAATACAGATGCTCGGTTTTGCTATGGGCTCAACTCATGCAGAGACTTTTACGTCGATTTCCGGAGTTGGAGACCTTGATGTAACTTGTAAATCAAAATATGGCCGAAATCGCCGCTTTGGACATGATCTTGTAAAAACAGATATACTTTCCAAGTTCAGCGGTATCGATGATTTGATCGCGAATGTCTCAAAAATAGGATATCTTCCTGAAGGTGCAATTGCATGCAAATACATTCACGAAATTGCAGCAAAAAAAGATTTGAAACTCCCTCTTTCAAACGCTCTTTATAAAGTTTTAAATAAAGAAGCGACGATAGAAGAAATTGTAGTTTCGCTTCAGTCTCTTGGAAAATAA
- the ffh gene encoding signal recognition particle protein, protein MLEKITNTFSGIVKKLSGKSTITEKNIEDAVEEIKLALLEADVNLCVVRRFVNSTIEEAKGEKVIKSVNPGQQFTKIIYDKMTAMLGDTKQDLHLKGPDTQSVILMLGLQGAGKTTAAHKLAAKLKKDGRKPLLAACDLVRPAAVEQLSQLGEKIGVPVYKEDSKNAVKNAKGAIDYARKNALDTIIIDTAGRLQIDQEMMAELVKIKKETAPVEVLLVADSMTGQNAVDIAKSFDEQLGLTGVILTKFDSDARGGAALSLKTITGKPILFIGTGEKTEDFEVFHPDRIASRILGMGDVVSLVEKAQETVDAEAALKMQKKLQRNEFTLQDYLEQFQQVKKMGNMQSIIDMIPGMNGVDASQMDLGSLKKNEAIIQSMTFKERLNHLIIGPSRRKRIAKGSGTSVAEVNKLIKQFEKTKLMMKKMIRNRGMQGRMMSQLGLDPSAMSGSGGLGGLGGGFPGGIDPSQLKGMDMKKLMEMAKKFR, encoded by the coding sequence ATGTTAGAGAAGATAACAAACACATTCAGCGGAATAGTAAAAAAGTTGAGCGGAAAATCAACGATCACAGAAAAAAATATTGAGGATGCAGTTGAAGAAATAAAACTAGCGCTTTTAGAAGCCGATGTAAACCTTTGCGTAGTTCGCCGATTTGTCAATTCAACTATCGAAGAAGCTAAAGGCGAAAAAGTCATAAAATCTGTCAATCCGGGACAGCAGTTTACGAAAATCATCTACGACAAGATGACTGCTATGCTCGGCGATACAAAACAAGACCTTCATTTAAAAGGACCCGATACCCAGTCTGTAATTTTGATGCTCGGACTTCAAGGGGCTGGTAAAACGACTGCCGCACATAAACTTGCTGCAAAACTCAAAAAAGATGGACGCAAACCACTTCTCGCCGCTTGTGATCTTGTTCGTCCTGCAGCGGTTGAACAGTTGAGCCAGCTCGGTGAAAAAATCGGTGTTCCGGTATATAAAGAAGATTCTAAAAATGCTGTAAAAAATGCGAAAGGGGCAATCGATTACGCTCGCAAAAACGCCCTCGACACAATCATCATAGATACTGCCGGTCGCCTTCAGATCGACCAGGAGATGATGGCCGAACTTGTAAAAATAAAAAAAGAGACCGCTCCAGTCGAAGTCTTGCTCGTTGCTGACTCAATGACTGGGCAAAACGCCGTAGATATTGCTAAATCGTTCGACGAACAGTTAGGGCTGACAGGCGTTATCCTCACAAAGTTTGATTCTGACGCGCGTGGTGGTGCAGCTCTCTCTCTTAAGACAATCACAGGAAAACCGATTCTCTTTATCGGTACCGGTGAAAAAACAGAAGATTTTGAAGTATTTCATCCTGACAGAATTGCAAGCCGAATACTTGGAATGGGTGATGTTGTTTCTCTCGTTGAAAAAGCGCAGGAAACTGTTGATGCAGAAGCTGCCCTTAAAATGCAGAAAAAACTTCAGCGAAATGAATTTACACTTCAAGATTATCTTGAGCAGTTTCAACAAGTCAAAAAGATGGGAAACATGCAGTCGATTATCGATATGATTCCGGGCATGAACGGAGTCGATGCGTCTCAGATGGATTTGGGCAGCCTTAAAAAAAATGAAGCAATAATTCAGAGTATGACATTTAAAGAGAGACTCAATCACCTTATAATAGGTCCGAGCCGCCGCAAGAGAATTGCAAAAGGTTCAGGAACTTCAGTTGCCGAAGTCAACAAACTTATCAAACAGTTTGAGAAAACAAAACTGATGATGAAAAAGATGATCAGAAATCGCGGCATGCAGGGCAGGATGATGAGTCAACTTGGTCTTGACCCGTCCGCAATGTCTGGTTCCGGCGGTTTGGGAGGTCTAGGAGGTGGATTTCCCGGAGGTATTGATCCGAGCCAGCTTAAAGGCATGGATATGAAAAAACTTATGGAGATGGCGAAAAAGTTTCGCTGA
- a CDS encoding glycogen-binding domain-containing protein, with translation MKKLSLFFAIAVFFFSTTQLFAAELTNYQDFELDTLLHGIEKPGAPVITDDYIIFTAAPKYRYVGIVFDFENYKVIHPFEVLTKTNDDETKTPVHMFYCYKRQHKFTQIKYRLVFDGLWTTDPLNPVKEYDDSVNLYFSKVENLKNININTEITKNDTVHFIYKGESGQKVRLAGTFTNWDSWIYELNETSPGLYELDLPLPLGKYFYNYYIGLTAFLDNTNPNKVYTKDGRSASVIEVR, from the coding sequence ATGAAAAAGTTATCACTTTTTTTTGCAATTGCGGTGTTTTTCTTTTCGACGACACAACTTTTTGCAGCGGAACTGACAAACTATCAAGACTTTGAACTCGACACTCTGTTGCACGGAATCGAAAAACCCGGAGCACCTGTAATCACCGATGACTATATTATTTTCACTGCGGCGCCCAAATATCGCTATGTGGGAATCGTTTTTGATTTTGAAAACTACAAAGTGATTCATCCTTTTGAGGTGCTTACAAAAACAAACGACGACGAAACTAAAACTCCTGTTCACATGTTTTACTGCTATAAACGGCAGCACAAATTTACTCAGATTAAGTACAGGCTGGTATTTGACGGGCTTTGGACAACAGACCCTCTAAATCCTGTTAAAGAATACGACGACTCTGTAAACCTTTATTTTTCAAAAGTAGAAAATTTGAAAAACATCAATATCAACACGGAAATCACAAAAAATGATACTGTGCACTTTATCTACAAAGGAGAAAGCGGTCAAAAAGTTAGACTTGCAGGGACGTTTACAAACTGGGATTCTTGGATTTACGAGCTAAACGAAACATCTCCCGGACTTTATGAACTTGACTTGCCTCTGCCGTTGGGAAAATATTTCTACAATTATTATATTGGGCTGACTGCATTTCTAGATAACACAAATCCTAATAAAGTCTACACAAAAGACGGCAGAAGCGCATCTGTTATAGAAGTAAGATAA